A DNA window from Amycolatopsis sp. DSM 110486 contains the following coding sequences:
- a CDS encoding SDR family oxidoreductase: MSTILVTGGTGTLGTLVTPLLRDAKLRVLSRHAHEPADGIEYFACDLLSGEGLEAAVDGVDVVLHLAGGPKGDDVATANLVKAAKRVGVGHFVLISVIAADRVPLGYFTRKFEAEKTVIASGLPWTILRAAQFHGFCLDAVRAAAKLPLVPVPGGMRFQPVDAHDVAARLAELTLAAPAGRVPDLAGPKVYAMRELVEDYLRANGKRRPKLPVRLPGKAGRAYRAGDNLNLDAETGTRTWEEFLAKI, translated from the coding sequence ATGAGCACGATCCTCGTCACCGGCGGCACCGGCACGCTCGGCACTCTCGTCACCCCGCTGCTGCGGGACGCGAAGCTGCGCGTCCTGAGCCGGCACGCCCACGAACCCGCCGACGGCATCGAGTACTTCGCCTGCGACCTGCTCAGCGGCGAAGGCCTCGAAGCCGCGGTCGACGGCGTGGACGTGGTGCTGCACCTGGCCGGCGGGCCCAAAGGCGACGACGTGGCCACCGCGAACCTGGTGAAAGCCGCCAAGCGCGTGGGGGTGGGCCACTTCGTGCTCATCTCGGTGATCGCCGCGGACCGCGTGCCGCTGGGCTACTTCACGCGCAAGTTCGAGGCGGAGAAGACCGTGATCGCCTCGGGTCTGCCGTGGACGATCTTGCGCGCCGCCCAGTTCCACGGCTTCTGCCTCGACGCCGTGCGCGCCGCCGCGAAACTGCCCCTCGTCCCCGTGCCGGGCGGCATGCGGTTCCAGCCGGTGGACGCCCACGACGTCGCGGCTCGCCTCGCCGAACTGACCCTCGCCGCGCCCGCCGGCCGCGTCCCCGACCTGGCGGGCCCGAAGGTCTACGCCATGCGCGAGCTCGTCGAGGATTACTTGCGGGCCAACGGAAAGCGCCGCCCCAAGCTGCCCGTCCGCCTGCCGGGCAAGGCCGGCCGCGCCTACCGCGCGGGCGACAACCTCAACCTCGACGCGGAAACCGGCACCCGCACGTGGGAGGAATTCCTGGCGAAGATCTAG
- a CDS encoding type III pantothenate kinase yields MLLTVDVGNTNIVLGLYEGQRLVGDWRMRTDARMTADELALTMRGLLGPNADAITGISALSTVPAVLRELRVMLGRYYSRLPKIVVEPGVRTGVPLLVDNPKEVGADRLVNTLAAHHLHATACVVVDFGTSTNVDAISAKGEFLGGAFAPGIDISVDALAARAAALRKVELVPPRSVIGKNTVECLQSGILYGFAGQVDGLVKRIVRELRSEETEPVAVIATGGLAPLVIGESETIKEHVPDLTLLGLRLVYERNVR; encoded by the coding sequence TTGCTGCTCACCGTCGACGTCGGCAACACCAACATCGTCCTCGGCCTGTACGAGGGGCAGCGGCTCGTCGGCGACTGGCGCATGCGCACCGACGCGCGCATGACCGCCGACGAGCTCGCGCTCACCATGCGCGGCTTGCTCGGCCCGAACGCTGACGCGATCACCGGCATCAGCGCACTGTCCACAGTGCCCGCCGTGCTGCGCGAATTGCGGGTGATGCTGGGGCGTTACTACTCGCGGCTGCCGAAGATCGTGGTGGAGCCCGGCGTGCGCACGGGCGTGCCGCTGCTGGTGGACAACCCCAAGGAGGTGGGCGCCGACCGGCTCGTGAACACCCTCGCCGCCCACCACCTGCACGCCACCGCGTGCGTGGTGGTCGACTTCGGCACGTCCACGAACGTCGACGCCATCTCCGCCAAGGGCGAGTTCCTCGGCGGCGCGTTCGCCCCCGGCATCGACATCTCCGTGGACGCGCTCGCCGCCCGCGCCGCCGCGTTGCGCAAGGTGGAGCTCGTGCCGCCGCGGTCGGTCATCGGCAAGAACACCGTGGAATGTCTGCAGTCCGGCATCCTCTACGGCTTCGCGGGCCAGGTCGACGGCCTCGTCAAACGCATCGTGCGTGAGCTGCGCAGCGAGGAAACCGAGCCGGTCGCGGTGATCGCGACCGGCGGCCTCGCGCCGTTGGTGATCGGCGAATCGGAGACGATCAAGGAACACGTCCCCGATTTGACGTTGCTGGGCTTGCGGTTGGTTTATGAACGCAACGTGCGCTAG
- the panD gene encoding aspartate 1-decarboxylase produces MYRTMLKSKIHRATVTQADLHYVGSVTVDEDLMEAADLLPGEQVSIVDVTNGARLETYVIKGERGSGVLGINGAAAHLVHPGDLVILISYGQMDSVEALNYEPRVIFVDEDNQIVERGTDPAHAPEGSGLLSGTVTLPEEDTIAFPVAETADARRLDALLHAES; encoded by the coding sequence ATGTACCGCACGATGCTGAAGTCGAAGATCCACCGGGCCACCGTGACGCAGGCGGATCTGCACTACGTGGGGTCCGTGACCGTAGACGAGGACCTGATGGAGGCCGCCGACCTCCTGCCGGGCGAACAGGTGTCCATTGTGGACGTCACGAACGGGGCCCGGCTCGAGACCTACGTGATCAAGGGCGAGCGGGGCAGCGGCGTGCTCGGCATCAACGGCGCCGCGGCGCACCTGGTGCACCCCGGTGACCTTGTCATCCTCATCTCCTACGGCCAGATGGACAGCGTGGAGGCGCTGAACTACGAGCCGCGGGTGATCTTCGTCGACGAGGACAACCAGATCGTCGAACGCGGAACCGACCCGGCCCACGCGCCGGAAGGGTCGGGGCTGCTGAGCGGCACCGTCACGCTGCCCGAGGAGGACACGATCGCCTTTCCCGTGGCCGAAACCGCGGACGCGCGCCGCCTCGACGCGTTGCTGCACGCGGAAAGCTAA
- the panC gene encoding pantoate--beta-alanine ligase, translating into MTTPKFKRATLNAYQPPEHISQVTRALRSVGHKVALVPTMGALHAGHRELMRRAKRLPNTIVAASIFVNPLQFGAGEDFEAYPRRMEEDLATLGEAGVELAFTPKASDLYTENAMVTVHPGPLGDELEGAVRPGHFTGVLTVVAKLFNLLRPDYAFFGEKDYQQLVLIKKMVADLNIDTRVIGVPTVRERDGLALSSRNAYLTPEQREDAVVLSAALTAGAHVGRDGAEAVLDLARRTLAERPQVEVDYLELRGTDLGPAPVDGEARLLIAARVGSTRLIDNVGVLLGRAVDHPSVDLDAGE; encoded by the coding sequence GTGACCACACCGAAGTTCAAGCGCGCCACGCTCAACGCGTACCAGCCGCCCGAGCACATCAGCCAGGTGACGCGCGCGCTGCGCAGCGTCGGCCACAAGGTGGCGCTCGTGCCCACGATGGGCGCGTTGCACGCCGGCCACCGCGAGCTGATGCGCCGCGCGAAGCGCCTGCCGAACACAATCGTGGCCGCGTCGATCTTCGTGAACCCGCTGCAGTTCGGCGCGGGCGAGGATTTCGAGGCGTACCCGCGGCGCATGGAGGAGGACCTCGCGACGCTGGGCGAAGCCGGCGTCGAGCTGGCCTTCACGCCGAAGGCGAGCGACCTGTACACCGAGAACGCGATGGTCACCGTGCACCCCGGCCCGCTCGGCGACGAGCTGGAAGGCGCCGTGCGGCCCGGGCACTTCACCGGGGTGCTCACCGTCGTCGCGAAGCTGTTCAACCTGCTGCGCCCGGACTACGCGTTCTTCGGGGAGAAGGACTACCAGCAGCTGGTGCTGATCAAGAAGATGGTGGCCGACCTGAACATCGACACCCGCGTGATCGGGGTGCCGACGGTCCGCGAGCGCGACGGGCTCGCACTGTCTTCTCGCAACGCGTACCTCACGCCGGAGCAGCGGGAGGACGCCGTGGTGCTTTCCGCGGCGCTGACCGCGGGGGCGCACGTCGGCCGCGACGGGGCCGAAGCGGTGCTGGACCTGGCTCGCCGGACGCTCGCCGAGCGTCCGCAGGTGGAGGTGGACTACCTGGAGCTGAGGGGAACCGATCTCGGGCCGGCGCCCGTCGACGGTGAGGCACGGTTGTTGATCGCCGCCCGGGTGGGGAGCACCCGGCTGATCGACAACGTGGGAGTGCTGCTCGGACGGGCTGTGGACCATCCGAGTGTGGATCTGGACGCAGGGGAATAG
- a CDS encoding Rossmann-like and DUF2520 domain-containing protein, protein MNRPARLAVGVVSAGRVGSVLGAALARAGHTVVAASGLSAESLARAERLLPDVPLLPPDEVVRRADLVLLALPDDALEGMVRGLVATESLRPGQIVVHTSGAHGVDVLKPAAQAGALALALHPVLTFTGRAEDLERLSTASIGVTAAPDDEVAWNVGEALAVEMGTEPVRIPEAARALYHAALSHGANHLMTLVADCTEMLREAGIGHSERLVAPLLSAALDNVLRHGDRALTGPVARGDLGTVRKHLTVLSDSAPAIAPAYRALARRTAERSRAAGLLDAATAAELTDLLDDPAEGQTP, encoded by the coding sequence ATGAACCGACCGGCCCGCCTCGCGGTGGGCGTGGTCTCGGCCGGCCGGGTGGGCAGCGTCCTCGGCGCCGCACTGGCCAGGGCCGGGCACACGGTGGTCGCCGCCTCCGGCCTGTCGGCCGAGTCGCTGGCGCGGGCCGAACGCCTGCTGCCCGACGTCCCCCTGCTGCCGCCCGACGAGGTCGTCCGCCGCGCCGACCTGGTGCTGCTCGCGCTGCCCGACGACGCCCTCGAGGGCATGGTCCGGGGGCTCGTGGCGACGGAGTCGCTGCGGCCGGGCCAGATCGTCGTCCACACCTCCGGTGCCCACGGAGTCGACGTCCTGAAGCCCGCCGCGCAGGCCGGCGCGCTGGCGCTCGCGCTGCACCCCGTGCTCACGTTCACCGGCCGCGCCGAGGACCTCGAACGCCTCAGCACCGCCAGCATCGGCGTCACCGCGGCGCCCGACGACGAGGTGGCCTGGAACGTCGGCGAGGCGCTGGCTGTGGAGATGGGCACCGAGCCGGTGCGCATCCCCGAGGCCGCCCGCGCGCTCTACCACGCGGCGCTCTCGCACGGCGCCAACCACCTGATGACGCTCGTCGCCGACTGCACGGAGATGCTCCGTGAAGCCGGAATCGGGCATTCGGAACGACTCGTCGCACCACTGCTGTCGGCCGCATTGGATAATGTGCTGCGCCACGGCGACCGCGCCCTCACCGGCCCGGTGGCGCGTGGTGATCTCGGCACCGTCCGCAAGCACCTCACCGTGCTCTCGGACTCGGCGCCGGCGATCGCCCCGGCCTACCGGGCACTGGCCCGGCGCACGGCCGAGCGGTCCCGCGCCGCCGGCCTGCTCGACGCGGCGACCGCCGCCGAGCTGACCGACCTCCTCGACGACCCCGCCGAAGGGCAGACCCCGTGA
- a CDS encoding PrsW family intramembrane metalloprotease has translation MLLPVVGLIVVALCGLFLFGLATARVGVGAVSIGVLAALVPVAVVVAGFLWVDRWEPEPAKLLLLAFAWGACIATITALVINSGAEAVGDILLGSGNGSKVSALVSAPLVEEAAKDAFVLLIFWRRSAEFDGVVDGIVYAGFSAAGFAFTENIYYFGRAFAEYGFGNGANAGVLAAFFLRGVLSPFTHPLFAVMAGIGFGVAARTRQRWLRVVAPLTGYLAGVCLHALWNSAATLGGSKAFLTVYFLIMVPLFIGVVYVIVLQRRREQRIVAAALPKMVADRWIAKSEVSLLASLPGRRAWRRQARRESGRAAARAVGVYQASVSELAFLGRNSIRSEEDQQRQEELLRTLKTARADAVRLATAGEPR, from the coding sequence GTGTTGTTGCCCGTGGTCGGGTTGATCGTCGTGGCGTTGTGTGGCCTGTTCCTGTTCGGGCTGGCCACGGCGCGCGTCGGCGTGGGGGCGGTGTCCATCGGGGTGCTGGCGGCGCTCGTGCCGGTCGCGGTGGTGGTCGCGGGGTTCCTGTGGGTGGACCGGTGGGAGCCGGAGCCCGCGAAGTTGCTGTTGCTGGCTTTCGCGTGGGGCGCGTGCATCGCGACGATCACCGCGCTGGTCATCAACAGCGGCGCCGAGGCCGTGGGCGACATCCTGCTCGGCAGTGGCAACGGCTCCAAGGTGAGCGCGCTCGTCTCCGCTCCGCTGGTGGAAGAAGCGGCGAAGGACGCCTTCGTGCTGCTCATCTTCTGGCGCCGCAGCGCGGAGTTCGACGGGGTGGTCGACGGGATCGTCTACGCGGGCTTCTCGGCGGCCGGCTTCGCGTTCACCGAGAACATCTACTACTTCGGCCGCGCGTTCGCCGAGTACGGCTTCGGCAACGGCGCCAACGCCGGCGTGCTCGCCGCGTTCTTCCTGCGCGGGGTGCTGTCGCCGTTCACGCACCCGTTGTTCGCTGTGATGGCGGGCATCGGTTTCGGGGTGGCGGCACGCACGCGGCAGCGGTGGCTGCGGGTCGTCGCGCCGCTGACCGGGTACCTCGCGGGCGTCTGCCTCCACGCGCTGTGGAACAGCGCGGCCACGCTCGGCGGCTCGAAGGCGTTCCTCACCGTGTACTTCCTGATCATGGTGCCGCTGTTCATCGGCGTGGTCTACGTGATCGTGCTGCAACGGCGGCGCGAACAACGCATCGTGGCGGCCGCGTTGCCGAAGATGGTGGCCGACCGGTGGATCGCGAAGTCCGAGGTCAGCCTGCTGGCGAGTCTCCCGGGGCGCCGCGCGTGGCGCAGACAGGCCAGACGCGAGTCCGGCAGAGCGGCGGCGCGGGCGGTCGGGGTGTACCAGGCGAGCGTTTCGGAGCTCGCGTTCCTGGGGCGCAACAGCATCCGCAGTGAAGAGGACCAGCAGCGTCAGGAAGAGCTGCTGCGCACCCTCAAAACTGCGCGGGCCGACGCCGTGCGCCTCGCCACCGCGGGCGAGCCGCGATGA
- a CDS encoding DUF6779 domain-containing protein, which yields MTGVGDDSRGRLLGRPWLVVGFVLAIGATLALVLSDDLRFLRLGIVAALWAALIGAFLAVRYRKHAAHSEDAVAEAQAVYELELEREIAARREYELEIEAETRETAEVKSREELDALRAEVSALRESLQSLFGGEVLLERVALTAQATRMRSLNDDQRLVSAGSESKNGNGKKPAQLMAPKNPVVEVSNDRPTELMDRVLDTPGTDRRRKPANGSGQPGQHGPGQGQGPNGKPPAALNTQRTQQLARPKQNRPKPAPQPSSQPEPESAAARAVKAAELRAEAARRQAAAAESQPTRTVAPVSKPESLEETRQVPRAEVSRPGMRQVEPPVSRAEVSRPDLRRVEPPVSRAEASRPDLRRVEPPVSHAEVSRPDLPRVSRQDQPTGESTGTWKPAWDASADFGERRRPSGDTPPNPREATASRTDLPPVAETPEPSHAEPGQRKPSRLEQFSRADLSPLADSAPSTRHGAHSNSGDEPEEPVNPTLPESVRSSAAKISGGRRRRSDDEPAETPGSGRRRRPDGERPAWEGVVNERASQSRRNLPPVEAPEDTPSRGRRAADAAPASGSHTAGRSVTELLAANGAAESAPRRRRRAED from the coding sequence ATGACCGGCGTGGGTGACGACTCGCGCGGCCGCCTTCTGGGTAGGCCGTGGCTCGTCGTCGGATTCGTCCTCGCCATCGGAGCCACTCTCGCACTGGTGCTCAGCGACGACCTCCGGTTCCTCCGGTTGGGAATCGTCGCAGCCCTTTGGGCCGCCTTGATCGGCGCCTTCCTCGCCGTGAGGTATCGCAAGCACGCGGCGCACAGCGAGGACGCGGTCGCCGAGGCGCAGGCGGTATACGAACTGGAACTGGAACGCGAGATCGCGGCTCGGCGTGAGTACGAGCTGGAGATCGAAGCCGAGACGAGGGAGACCGCGGAGGTCAAGTCGCGCGAAGAGCTCGATGCGTTGCGCGCCGAAGTGTCGGCGCTGCGCGAGAGCCTGCAGTCGCTGTTCGGTGGCGAGGTGCTGCTGGAACGCGTCGCGCTCACCGCGCAGGCCACGCGCATGCGCTCGCTCAACGACGACCAGCGGCTCGTGTCGGCAGGCTCGGAGTCGAAGAACGGCAACGGCAAGAAGCCCGCGCAGCTGATGGCGCCGAAGAACCCTGTGGTCGAGGTCAGCAACGACCGGCCCACCGAGCTGATGGACCGCGTGCTCGACACCCCTGGCACCGACCGGCGGCGCAAGCCCGCCAACGGCTCGGGCCAGCCGGGTCAGCACGGTCCCGGTCAGGGCCAGGGGCCGAACGGCAAACCGCCCGCTGCGCTGAACACCCAGCGCACGCAGCAGCTCGCGCGGCCGAAGCAGAACCGGCCGAAGCCGGCTCCGCAGCCGTCGTCCCAACCCGAGCCCGAGTCGGCCGCCGCGCGCGCCGTGAAGGCCGCCGAGCTGCGCGCCGAAGCCGCGCGTCGCCAGGCGGCCGCGGCCGAGTCGCAGCCGACGCGCACCGTCGCGCCGGTCTCGAAGCCCGAGTCGCTCGAGGAAACGCGCCAGGTGCCGCGGGCCGAGGTTTCGCGCCCGGGCATGCGCCAGGTGGAGCCGCCCGTGTCGCGCGCTGAGGTGTCGCGGCCGGACTTGCGTCGCGTCGAGCCGCCGGTGTCGCGCGCCGAGGCGTCGCGACCGGACCTGCGACGTGTCGAACCCCCGGTCTCGCACGCCGAGGTGTCCCGGCCCGACCTGCCCCGCGTGAGCCGCCAGGACCAGCCGACCGGCGAGTCCACGGGCACGTGGAAGCCGGCGTGGGACGCGTCCGCCGACTTCGGCGAGCGCCGTCGCCCCTCCGGCGACACCCCGCCGAATCCCCGCGAAGCCACCGCTTCACGCACCGACCTCCCGCCCGTGGCGGAAACTCCGGAGCCGTCGCACGCGGAACCGGGCCAGCGCAAGCCTTCGCGCCTGGAGCAGTTCTCGCGTGCGGACCTGTCGCCCCTGGCCGACTCCGCGCCGTCGACGAGGCACGGGGCTCACTCGAACTCGGGCGACGAACCCGAGGAGCCGGTCAACCCGACCTTGCCGGAGTCGGTCCGCAGCAGCGCCGCCAAGATCTCCGGCGGTCGCCGCCGCCGCTCCGACGACGAGCCGGCCGAAACGCCCGGCAGCGGCCGTCGCCGTCGCCCGGACGGCGAGCGCCCCGCGTGGGAAGGCGTGGTCAACGAGCGGGCTTCGCAGAGCCGCCGCAACCTGCCCCCCGTGGAGGCCCCGGAGGACACCCCCTCCCGCGGCCGCCGCGCCGCCGACGCCGCTCCCGCGAGTGGCTCCCACACGGCGGGCCGGTCGGTCACGGAACTCCTGGCCGCCAATGGCGCTGCGGAATCAGCGCCGCGGCGTCGTCGTCGCGCAGAGGACTGA
- a CDS encoding DUF3180 domain-containing protein, with protein MHFTRPRELVVAAVLGLVLVYVVFQLAYGDLPRLPTLAGVTFAVLAVIEAIMAYTIRSRIKAGRVTASIGIARSVALAKASSLAGSFMTGGWLAAFAYVFPRRDELVASVFDTRAAVVGAVCSAMLVAAALWLEHSCRTPPGDERQDNRPTTG; from the coding sequence ATGCACTTCACCCGGCCCCGTGAGCTGGTGGTGGCCGCGGTCCTCGGCCTTGTCCTGGTCTACGTCGTCTTTCAGCTCGCCTACGGTGATCTGCCCCGACTCCCGACGCTGGCAGGAGTCACGTTCGCAGTACTCGCTGTGATCGAGGCGATCATGGCTTACACGATCAGGTCGAGAATCAAGGCCGGACGGGTGACGGCCTCGATCGGCATTGCACGCTCAGTAGCGCTCGCGAAGGCGTCTTCGTTGGCCGGATCCTTCATGACAGGGGGTTGGCTGGCGGCGTTCGCGTATGTTTTTCCCCGACGTGACGAACTCGTCGCCAGCGTCTTCGACACCCGTGCCGCGGTGGTCGGTGCGGTGTGCTCCGCGATGCTCGTAGCTGCGGCTTTGTGGCTCGAGCACTCCTGCCGGACCCCTCCCGGCGACGAGCGCCAGGACAATCGTCCGACGACCGGTTAA
- a CDS encoding MerR family transcriptional regulator, translating into MGATAVFTIGELSRRTGLPVKTIRFYSDEGLLPPTERTDAGYRLYDAHALARLELVRTLRELGLGLADVARALERESSVRDLAVRHVEALDEQIRRLRLRRAVLRAVAKRDSELEEVKLMNRLAQMSDEERKRLVDEFWAEMTKGLAVDPEFYDRMGSAKPELPDDPSPEQLEAWLEFAELVQDPEFRRLIRGMSERHAADRDAGASTEVTQAQRDNWFAWSADARAALDAGLGADSPEGRALATTIAVASAGPDDDPADPAFRRALADKFASGGDPRAERYWQLLAIINGWPPIPSAQPEVGFMLATLRS; encoded by the coding sequence GTGGGTGCCACCGCGGTCTTCACGATCGGCGAGCTGTCCCGGCGGACGGGACTGCCGGTCAAGACCATCCGCTTCTACTCCGACGAGGGCCTGCTCCCGCCCACGGAGCGCACCGACGCCGGCTACCGGCTGTACGACGCGCACGCGCTCGCACGGCTGGAGCTGGTGCGGACGCTGCGTGAGCTGGGGCTCGGCCTCGCCGACGTCGCTCGCGCCCTCGAGCGCGAGTCGTCGGTGCGCGACCTGGCCGTGCGCCACGTCGAGGCCCTCGACGAGCAGATCCGCAGGCTCCGGCTGCGCCGGGCCGTGCTGCGGGCGGTGGCGAAACGCGATTCCGAACTGGAGGAAGTGAAGCTGATGAACCGCCTCGCACAGATGTCCGACGAAGAGCGCAAGCGTCTCGTCGACGAGTTCTGGGCCGAGATGACCAAGGGCCTCGCCGTGGACCCCGAGTTCTACGACCGCATGGGCTCGGCCAAGCCCGAGCTGCCGGACGACCCGTCGCCCGAGCAGCTGGAGGCCTGGCTGGAGTTCGCCGAGCTCGTGCAGGACCCGGAGTTCCGGCGCCTGATCCGCGGCATGAGCGAACGCCACGCGGCCGACCGCGACGCCGGTGCGTCGACCGAGGTCACGCAAGCCCAGCGCGACAACTGGTTCGCCTGGTCCGCGGACGCCCGCGCCGCCCTCGACGCGGGTCTGGGCGCGGACTCACCGGAGGGCCGCGCCTTGGCCACAACCATCGCCGTCGCCTCGGCCGGCCCGGACGACGACCCGGCGGACCCCGCGTTCCGCCGCGCCCTGGCCGACAAGTTCGCCTCCGGCGGCGATCCCCGGGCCGAGCGTTACTGGCAGCTACTGGCGATCATCAACGGCTGGCCGCCGATCCCGAGCGCCCAGCCCGAGGTCGGCTTCATGCTGGCGACGCTGCGTAGCTGA
- the folK gene encoding 2-amino-4-hydroxy-6-hydroxymethyldihydropteridine diphosphokinase — protein MSRAVLSLGSNLGDRLAYLRIALDTVGPALVSVSSVYETKPWGVEDQPDFLNAVCVVDDPARDHWAWLATAQAAEQAAGRVRELRWGPRTLDVDVVTVDAVKSDDPRLLLPHPGTPDRASVLIPWLEIEPDAVLPLHGPVADLLRARPEDDKAGVVLRPDLRLR, from the coding sequence GTGAGCCGCGCCGTCCTCTCGCTCGGCTCCAACCTCGGCGACCGGCTGGCCTACCTGCGCATCGCGCTGGACACCGTCGGGCCGGCGCTGGTGTCCGTGTCGAGCGTGTACGAGACGAAGCCGTGGGGCGTCGAAGACCAGCCCGACTTCCTCAACGCCGTGTGCGTCGTCGACGACCCCGCGCGCGACCACTGGGCCTGGCTCGCCACGGCCCAGGCCGCGGAACAGGCGGCCGGCCGCGTCCGCGAGCTGCGCTGGGGCCCGCGGACCCTCGACGTCGACGTGGTGACCGTCGACGCCGTGAAGTCCGACGACCCGCGCCTGCTCCTGCCGCACCCGGGTACGCCGGACCGCGCGAGCGTGCTGATCCCATGGTTGGAAATCGAGCCGGATGCGGTGTTGCCGCTCCACGGTCCCGTCGCGGATCTCTTGCGGGCTCGGCCGGAGGACGACAAAGCGGGTGTCGTCCTCCGGCCGGACCTGCGGCTTCGGTGA
- the folB gene encoding dihydroneopterin aldolase translates to MADRITLTGLRVFGRHGVFEHEKRDGQEFVVDVTAWLDLGPAAASDDLTKTLHYGELAELAAGIVAGEPYDLIESVAGKIADEVMRDSRLSAVEVTVHKPAAPIPLTFDDVAVTVRRER, encoded by the coding sequence ATGGCTGATCGCATCACGTTGACGGGGCTGCGGGTGTTTGGCCGCCACGGCGTGTTCGAGCACGAGAAGCGCGACGGGCAGGAGTTCGTCGTCGACGTCACCGCGTGGCTGGACCTCGGGCCGGCCGCCGCGTCCGACGACCTGACCAAGACGCTGCACTACGGCGAGCTCGCCGAGTTGGCCGCCGGGATCGTGGCGGGCGAGCCGTACGACCTCATCGAGAGCGTCGCGGGCAAGATCGCCGACGAGGTCATGCGCGACTCGCGGCTGAGCGCCGTCGAGGTCACGGTGCACAAGCCGGCGGCGCCGATCCCGCTGACGTTCGACGACGTCGCGGTCACCGTCCGGCGCGAGCGGTGA
- the folP gene encoding dihydropteroate synthase — protein MGVLNVTPDSFSDGGRYLDLDQALEHARDMWARGADLIDVGGESTRPGALRVDAETEAARVLPVIRQLASEGVALSVDTTRASVAEAAVEAGARVINDVSGGLADANMGRVAAQCRVPWVLMHWRGHSKDMTKLATYNDVVAEVRSELQSRVDDALAAGVDESAIVLDPGLGFAKHAEHDWALLHGLDSVLSLGFPVLVGASRKRFLGRLLAEKDGEPRPPDGRENATAAISALAAAAGAWGVRVHEVGASLDAVAVAAAWRKGRADG, from the coding sequence ATGGGCGTGCTGAACGTGACGCCCGATTCGTTCTCCGACGGCGGCCGCTACCTCGACCTCGACCAGGCGCTCGAGCACGCCCGCGACATGTGGGCGCGCGGCGCGGACCTGATCGACGTCGGTGGCGAGTCGACGCGGCCGGGGGCGTTGCGCGTGGACGCGGAGACCGAGGCCGCGCGGGTGCTGCCGGTGATCCGGCAGCTGGCGTCCGAAGGTGTCGCGCTGTCCGTGGACACGACGCGTGCTTCCGTCGCGGAGGCGGCCGTCGAGGCGGGGGCGCGGGTGATCAACGACGTGTCCGGCGGGCTCGCCGACGCGAACATGGGACGCGTCGCCGCGCAGTGCCGCGTGCCGTGGGTGCTGATGCACTGGCGGGGGCACAGCAAGGACATGACCAAGCTCGCGACGTACAACGACGTCGTGGCCGAGGTGCGCAGCGAGCTTCAGTCCAGAGTGGACGATGCGCTCGCCGCCGGCGTCGACGAAAGCGCGATCGTGCTCGACCCGGGGCTCGGGTTCGCGAAGCACGCCGAGCACGACTGGGCGCTGCTGCACGGCCTGGATTCAGTACTGTCACTGGGTTTCCCGGTGCTCGTCGGGGCTTCGCGCAAACGGTTCCTCGGGCGGCTGCTGGCCGAAAAGGACGGTGAGCCGCGGCCGCCGGACGGGCGCGAGAACGCCACCGCCGCGATTTCCGCGCTGGCCGCCGCGGCCGGGGCGTGGGGAGTGCGCGTGCACGAGGTGGGCGCGTCGCTCGACGCGGTCGCCGTCGCGGCCGCGTGGCGGAAGGGGCGGGCCGATGGCTGA
- the folE gene encoding GTP cyclohydrolase I FolE, whose protein sequence is MTWTDQTSTSNDGLRPVPVFDQDRAERAVRELLLACGENPDRDGLRDTPARVARAYREMFGGLYTDPDEVLAKTFDEAHEELVLVTDIPMYSNCEHHLLPFHGVAHVGYIPNANGKVTGLSKLARLVDLYAKRPQVQERLTSQVADALDRKLEPRGVIVVMEAEHLCMSMRGIRKPGSLTVTSAVRGLMRTSATSRAEAIELIKGRRP, encoded by the coding sequence GTGACGTGGACGGACCAGACAAGCACTAGCAACGACGGCCTCCGCCCGGTCCCGGTCTTCGACCAGGACCGGGCGGAGCGTGCTGTCCGGGAACTCCTGCTGGCCTGCGGCGAGAACCCCGACCGCGACGGCCTGCGTGACACGCCGGCCCGCGTGGCCCGCGCGTACCGCGAGATGTTCGGCGGGCTGTACACCGATCCAGACGAAGTGCTCGCGAAGACGTTCGATGAAGCGCACGAGGAGCTCGTGCTCGTCACTGACATCCCGATGTACTCGAACTGTGAACACCACCTGCTGCCGTTCCACGGCGTCGCCCACGTCGGGTACATCCCGAACGCCAACGGCAAGGTCACCGGGCTGTCCAAGCTCGCCCGGCTCGTCGATCTCTACGCGAAGCGGCCGCAGGTCCAGGAACGGCTGACGTCGCAGGTCGCCGACGCGCTGGATCGCAAGCTGGAGCCGCGCGGCGTCATCGTGGTGATGGAGGCCGAGCACCTCTGCATGTCGATGCGCGGCATCCGCAAGCCGGGTTCGCTGACGGTGACGTCGGCGGTGCGAGGGCTGATGCGGACGTCGGCGACGTCGCGCGCGGAGGCGATCGAGCTGATCAAGGGGCGGCGCCCGTGA